One Oncorhynchus nerka isolate Pitt River linkage group LG5, Oner_Uvic_2.0, whole genome shotgun sequence genomic window carries:
- the LOC115129726 gene encoding actin-related protein 3-like: MAGRLPACVVDCGTGYTKIGYAGNTEPQFIVPSCIAIKESAKVGDQAQRRMTKGVDDLDFYIGDEAIDKPNYATKWPIRHGIVDDWDLMERFMEQVIFKYLRAEPEDHYFLLTEPPLNTPENREYTAEIMFESFNVPGLYIAVQAVLALAASWTSRQVGERTLTGTVIDSGDGVTHVIPVAEGYVIGSCIKHIPIAGRDITYFTQQLLREREVGIPPEQSLETAKAIKERFSYVCPDLVKEFNKYDTDGSKWIKQYTGINSISKKEFTIDVGYERFLGPEIFFHPEFANPDFTQPISEVVDEVIQNCPIDVRRPLYKNIVLSGGSTMFRDFGRRLQRDLKRTVDGRLKLSEELSGGKLKPKPVDVQVITHHMQRYAVWFGGSMLASTPEFYQVCHTKKDYEEIGPSICRHNPVFGVMS, encoded by the exons ATGGCTGGACGTCTACCGGCTTGTGTAGTTGACTGTGGCACAGG GTACACAAAGATTGGATATGCTGGAAACACAGAGCCACAGTTTATTGTTCCTTCAT GTATTGCCATCAAAGAGTCGGCCAAGGTTGGAGACCAAGCCCAGCGCAGGATGACGAAGGGGGTGGACGATCTGGACTTTTACATCGGTGACGAGGCAATAGACAAACCAAATTATGCAACAAAG TGGCCCATTCGTCATGGGATCGTGGATGACTGGGATCTCATGGAGAGGTTCATGGAACAGGTCATCTTCAAGTATCTGCGGGCAGAGCCCGAAGACCACTACTTCCTCTTG ACCGAGCCTCCTCTGAATACCCCTGAAAACCGAGAGTACACAGCAGAGATTATGTTTGAGTCCTTCAACGTTCCAGGTCTTTACATCGCTGTACAG GCGGTCCTGGCGCTGGCAGCCTCATGGACCTCCAGACAAGTGGGCGAGAGGACCCTAACGGGGACGGTGATTGACAGCGGTGACGGGGTCACCCACGTCATCCCAGTG GCAGAAGGCTACGTCATCGGTAGCTGTATAAAGCACATCCCCATCGCTGGTCGAGACATCACCTACTTCACCCAGCAGCTGCTGAGAGAGCGGGAGGTGGGCATCCCACCAGAGCAGTCATTGGAAACAGCCAAAGCCATCAAG GAAAGGTTCAGTTATGTCTGCCCTGACCTGGTGAAAGAGTTTAACAAGTACGATACGGACGGCTCTAAGTGGATCAAGCAGTACACGGGCATCAACTCCATCAGCAAGAAGGAGTTCACCATCGACGTGGGCTACGAGCGCTTCCTCGGCCCCGAGATCTTCTTCCACCCAGAG TTTGCCAACCCCGACTTCACCCAACCAATCTCCGAGGTTGTTGATGAAGTCATTCAGAACTGCCCTATTGACGTCAGACGTCCCCTCTATAAG AACATTGTGCTCTCTGGAGGCTCCACTATGTTCAGAGACTTTGGCCGACGTCTGCAGAGGGACCTGAAAAGGACAGTGGATGGCAGACTGAAACTCAGTGAGGAACTGAGCGGTGGCAAGCTGAAG CCCAAACCCGTCGACGTGCAAGTCATCACTCACCACATGCAGAGATATGCTGTTTGGTTCGGCGGGTCTATGTTGGCATCAACT CCGGAGTTTTACCAAGTGTGCCACACCAAAAAAGACTATGAGGAAATCGGACCGAGCATCTGCCGCCATAACCCTGTCTTCGGGGTCATGTCTTAA